From the genome of Streptomyces sp. NBC_01341, one region includes:
- a CDS encoding glycosyltransferase family 4 protein: MLQKSCTEESRLTVLHLVQPVEGGVARVVTDLVAAQVRAGLRPVVACPPDGELAAGAAAAGARVCEWPAERAPGPRLSREVSAASRLIRSCRPDVIHAHSAKAGLAGRLAVRGRVPTVFQPHAWSFEALEGRAAGLARSWERFGARWSDRILCVSESERHAGERAGIEAHWSVIHNGIDLGRFRPAGRDDASAGRASLPLLDGVPADAPLVVCVGRLSRQKGQDVLLRAWRIARTAGARLVLVGDGPCAPELRHTAPDGVLFAGATPDVRPWIRAADLLVLPSRWEGMALAPLEAMACGTPVLLSDVNGARESLPTEHLPHCLVPPEDPAALAAALTALLTDPALRAELGRTAQSRTRSVFDVTKTAGAVLHLYHELVGKSRPTTRKRTER, translated from the coding sequence GTGCTGCAGAAGAGTTGCACCGAGGAAAGTCGACTGACGGTCCTTCACCTGGTCCAGCCGGTGGAGGGAGGAGTCGCGAGGGTCGTGACCGACCTCGTCGCGGCTCAGGTCCGTGCGGGGCTGCGTCCCGTGGTGGCCTGCCCACCGGACGGTGAACTGGCGGCCGGAGCCGCCGCCGCGGGTGCTCGCGTGTGCGAATGGCCCGCCGAGCGGGCTCCGGGGCCCCGGCTGAGCCGCGAGGTCTCCGCGGCGAGCCGCCTGATCCGCTCGTGCCGTCCGGATGTGATCCACGCCCACAGCGCGAAGGCCGGGCTCGCCGGCCGCCTCGCCGTGCGGGGCCGGGTGCCGACCGTGTTCCAGCCGCACGCCTGGTCGTTCGAGGCCCTCGAAGGCCGGGCCGCCGGTCTCGCGAGGTCCTGGGAGCGGTTCGGGGCCCGCTGGAGCGACCGCATCCTCTGCGTCAGCGAGTCCGAGCGCCACGCCGGCGAACGGGCGGGCATCGAGGCGCACTGGTCGGTGATCCACAACGGCATCGACCTGGGCCGCTTCCGGCCCGCGGGCCGGGATGACGCGTCAGCCGGCCGCGCCTCCCTCCCGCTCCTCGACGGCGTTCCGGCCGACGCCCCGCTCGTGGTGTGCGTGGGGCGCCTGAGCCGGCAGAAGGGCCAGGACGTGCTGCTGCGGGCCTGGCGGATCGCGCGCACGGCCGGTGCGCGGCTCGTCCTGGTCGGCGACGGACCCTGCGCGCCGGAACTGCGGCACACCGCACCCGACGGGGTGCTGTTCGCGGGGGCCACCCCGGACGTGCGGCCGTGGATCCGGGCCGCGGATCTGCTCGTGCTCCCCTCGCGGTGGGAGGGGATGGCCCTGGCTCCCCTCGAAGCCATGGCCTGCGGCACGCCCGTCCTGTTGTCCGACGTCAACGGGGCCAGGGAGAGCCTGCCTACGGAACATCTGCCCCACTGCCTCGTACCGCCGGAGGACCCCGCGGCCCTCGCGGCGGCCCTGACCGCCCTGCTGACCGACCCCGCGCTGCGGGCGGAGCTGGGCCGGACGGCGCAGAGCCGCACACGGTCGGTCTTCGACGTGACGAAGACCGCCGGGGCGGTCCTGCACCTCTACCACGAACTTGTCGGCAAGTCCCGCCCCACGACGAGGAAGCGCACCGAGCGATGA